The Papaver somniferum cultivar HN1 chromosome 3, ASM357369v1, whole genome shotgun sequence genome includes a region encoding these proteins:
- the LOC113361590 gene encoding transcription factor ABORTED MICROSPORES-like, with protein sequence MLVMDIVNNEQVVHSLMEKLRPLVGSQGGGSCWDYCVLWKLMWAEDHSPPPHLHHHLDQSCCRFIEWVSCCCGGAGADVDRNISITGEAELLMFPVSDHHHQRHPCRDLMFQHSRTKNCDLLAKLPSTIPLMDSDDHGTGVHAQSLISNQPAWITNVPNCSIQLTQSSFSSEETIGTRVLIPVPGEGGGLIEFFAAKHVPEDPQLIEFVMTHCNLSWEEQQQETAIMLMNTTPATYHHDHYHLLDHQHRQPIADDDGRFQQNVSSGNDNYDNDNGLANPAAMSNINNFNNSNLPWDLSVDRIRLTSSSSSSPLNFFGCGLSSSGTQHQEQVDGNAVLDSPIMDDKAHHNISGFADIINVPLLQESLMNTVDATNLHFGSSANNNIEYSMSSLMPTTTPIKGSPSNHLATVGKAGTDNRDPENKLVGLDTGRADSVLSGCSNDRIIEGEDDDDNNTTNNQDGGGGRSSAGSGRPHQSKNLVAERKRRKKLSDRLYKLRALVPNISKMDRAAILGDAIEYVQELQKQVKDLQDELEDQPSGDHDQHLQDDYNERRKNNKQQQISSCLQLQFDHHQNGTSGWPTANDQYQYDHQTVAATGSKIGLADNNHQHQQYLAGTTAARCSSITNNNNNNSNIVINCSQQPLNNNQQSSSTPTWEDSHGDDKQQTQQMEPQVEVNQIERNEFFLKVLCEHKPGGFRRLMEAMNSLGLEVTNANVTTFRSLVLNVFKVEKRDNDEMVQADHVRDSLLEITRDRMMGGWPKQTVDDQVGLDINSNYDHDQHHEHGYGCHPISLLHHHHQG encoded by the exons ATGTTAGTTATGGACATAGTGAATAATGAACAAGTGGTACATAGCTTAATGGAGAAGCTGAGACCCCTTGTGGGTTCGCAAGGAGGAGGCAGCTGCTGGGATTATTGTGTCCTGTGGAAGCTAATGTGGGCAGAAGATCATTCTCCTCCTCCtcaccttcatcatcatctaGACCAAAGCTGCTGCAG GTTCATAGAGTGGGTCAGTTGCTGTTGTGGCGGAGCTGGAGCTGATGTTGATAGAAATATTAGTATCACGGGAGAGGCGGAGCTTCTTATGTTTCCGGTTTCTGATCATCATCACCAACGTCATCCTTGCCGAGATTTAATGTTTCAGCATTCAAGAACTAAAAATTGTGATCTTCTAGCTAAGCTGCCTTCTACAATACCCTTGATGGATTCTGATGACCATGGCACCGG GGTCCATGCGCAAAGCTTAATATCAAACCAACCTGCATGGATAACTAATGTACCTAATTGCTCCATCCAATTAACACAATCAAGTTTCTCATCCGAA GAAACGATTGGGACAAGGGTTTTGATTCCAGTACCTGGAGAAGGAGGAGGATTAATAGAGTTTTTTGCTGCAAAACAT GTACCCGAAGACCCGCAACTCATAGAGTTCGTTATGACCCACTGCAACCTTTCCTGGGAAGAGCAGCAGCAGGAAACAGCAATTATGCTGATGAACACTACTCCAGCTACTTACCACCATGATCATTACCATCTTCTCGATCATCAGCATCGACAACCTATAGCTGATGATGATGGCAGGTTTCAGCAGAATGTCAGTAGTGGTAACGACAACTACGACAATGACAATGGATTAGCCAATCCCGCAGCAATGtcaaacattaataattttaacaatagtAATCTCCCATGGGATCTTTCTGTTGATCGAATTCGCTTGACTAGTAGCTCGTCCTCATCCCCCCTGAACTTCTTCGGGTGTGGACTATCGTCATCAGGGACACAACACCAAGAACAAGTGGATGGTAATGCAGTACTGGATTCACCAATCATGGATGATAAGGCTCATCACAATATATCTGGATTTGCAGATATCATTAATGTTCCCCTGCTGCAGGAATCCCTGATGAATACTGTTGATGCAACTAACTTGCACTTCGGCTCTTCAGCCAATAATAACATTGAGTACTCAATGTCATCCCTAATGCCAACAACAACGCCTATCAAGGGTAGTCCATCTAATCATCTAGCAACAGTGGGAAAGGCTGGAACGGATAATAGGGATCCGGAAAATAAACTAGTGGGGTTGGACACAGGCCGAGCAGATTCAGTACTCTCAGGTTGTAGTAATGATCGGATAATTgagggagaagatgatgatgacaaTAACACTACAAATAACCAAGATGGAGGGGGAGGTAGATCATCAGCAGGGTCAGGGAGGCCCCACCAATCAAAAAATCTGGTTGCAGAgaggaagagaaggaagaagctCAGCGACAGACTGTACAAACTTAGAGCTCTTGTTCCCAATATCAGCAAG ATGGACAGAGCAGCAATTCTTGGAGACGCCATTGAGTATGTCCAGGAGTTGCAGAAGCAAGTGAAAGATCTACAAGACGAGCTGGAAGATCAGCCTTCAGGAGATCATGATCAGCATCTTCAGGATGATTATAATGAACGCAGAAAGAACAATAAGCAACAGCAGATTAGCAGTTGCTTGCAGCTCCAATTTGATCATCACCAAAATGGAACATCCGGCTGGCCAACAGCTAATGATCAGTATCAGTATGATCACCAGACTGTGGCGGCCACTGGTTCTAAAATTGGACTTGCTGATAATAATCATCAGCACCAACAATATCTAGCAGGCACTACGGCTGCTAGATGTTCCTCCAtcaccaataataataataataacagcaATATCGTCATAAACTGCAGCCAACAACCATTGAATAACAACCAGCAAAGTAGTAGTACTCCTACCTGGGAAGATTCTCACGGTGATGACAAACAACAGACGCAACAGATGGAG CCCCAAGTTGAggtgaaccaaatagaaagaaacGAATTCTTCCTCAAGGTTCTCTGTGAGCATAAACCAGGTGGGTTTCGGAGGTTGATGGAGGCAATGAATTCTCTTGGCTTAGAAGTAACCAATGCCAACGTCACCACCTTCAGAAGCCTAGTTTTGAATGTCTTCAAAGTCGAG AAAAGAGACAATGACGAAATGGTACAAGCAGACCATGTTAGGGACTCGTTGCTAGAAATAACTCGTGACAGGATGATGGGAGGATGGCCGAAACAAACAGTTGATGATCAAGTAGGTTTGGATATCAACAGTAATTATGATCACGACCAGCACCATGAGCATGGCTATGGTTGCCACCCTATCTCACTcctgcaccaccaccaccaaggaTAG
- the LOC113361591 gene encoding mavicyanin-like, whose protein sequence is MGKENYMERITLDPFKCFHCCFFIVLLLLGTTESKEYIVGDEDEWNSGSNYQRWSQKYNFSIGDVLEFDYVKGQHNVKEVTEIAFRTCDTEISGAVLEKYESGHDKVCLTQARNYWFVCDVPGHCSGGMKFGIQVTNADTTAPHPCAPQPSAPQTSGVLHLLQRAGWNMGYWSSYVVVACGVLLIIPYW, encoded by the exons ATGGGCAAGGAAAATTACATGGAAAGAATCACTCTAGATCCTTTCAAGTGtttccattgttgtttctttatcgttcttttgttgtTGGGAACAACCGAATCCAAGGAGTACATCGTAGGTGACGAAGATGAGTGGAATTCAGGGTCTAACTACCAGAGGTGGTCTCAAAAATACAATTTCAGCATTGGGGACGTTCTTG AATTCGACTATGTGAAAGGACAACATAATGTAAAAGAGGTGACAGAAATTGCATTCAGGACTTGTGACACTGAGATCAGTGGAGCTGTGTTAGAAAAGTATGAGAGTGGGCATGACAAAGTCTGCCTCACCCAAGCAAGGAATTACTGGTTTGTTTGCGACGTACCTGGACACTGTAGTGGAGGGATGAAGTTTGGCATTCAAGTAACTAATGCTGATACTACTGCTCCACATCCCTGTGCACCACAACCCAGTGCACCGCAAACCAGTGGAGTCCTCCATCTTCTTCAGAGAGCTGGTTGGAATATGGGATATTGGTCTAGTTATGTTGTTGTGGCATGTGGGGTCTTATTAATTATTCCTTACTGGTGA
- the LOC113361592 gene encoding uncharacterized serine-rich protein C1E8.05-like, producing MALSNSLPLPMHLDISVPREISIPRSFPFSSSSSSSSSSSSSSSSSSSSSSSSSISSFFSSSSFSTLTNSKGFNPLPAKRIHKFTNKATPESENLAADAFTQFKHLLLPVTDTNPYLSEGTRQAAATTAALAKKYGSDITVLVIAEKPKESLPEYETQLSSIRWHLSEGGFQEFRLIEQLGSGSKPPTAVIGEVADELSSDLVVISMDSVHSKHVDANLLAEFIPCPVLLLPL from the exons ATGGCGCTTTCCAACTCTTTACCTCTCCCAATGCATCTCGACATTTCCGTCCCTAGAGAAATCTCCATTCCTAGGTCTttcccattttcttcttcttcttcttcttcttcttcttcttcttcttcttcttcttcttcttcttcttcttcttcttcttcttcaatatcaTCTTTTTTCTCTTCCTCTTCCTTTTCCACTCTGACAAATTCTAAGGGGTTTAATCCATTACCTGCTAAGCGGATCCATAAATTCACAAACAAAG CAACACCAGAATCTGAGAATTTAGCTGCGGATGCTTTTACTCAGTTCAAACACTTGCTTCTTCCAGTCACAGATACAAACCCTTATCTATCCGAGGGAACCAGACAG gCAGCTGCAACCACTGCCGCATTAgcaaaaaaatatggatcagacaTCACAGTTTTGG TTATTGCTGAGAAGCCAAAAGAGTCTTTGCCCGAGTATGAAACTCAACTGTCCAGCATCCGTTGGCATCTCTCTGAAG GTGGATTCCAGGAATTCCGCCTAATAGAACAGCTTGGGAGTGGGAGCAAGCCGCCAACTGCAGTCATAGGTGAGGTTGCCGATGAATTAAGTTCGGATTTAGTAGTGATAAGCATGGACTCTGTACACTCGAAGCATGTGGACGCCAACTTGTTGGCTGAGTTCATCCCATGTCCAGTCTTGCTTTTACCACTCTAA